The following DNA comes from Lentimicrobiaceae bacterium.
GTTGTTGTTCAAACAGCACCTGCAGTTAGAGCTGCACTAGGCGAAGCATTTGGCTTAGAGCCAGGAACAAGTGTTACAGGAAAAATGGTTTCAGCACTCAGAGAACTTGGTTTCGACTACGTTTTCGATACCGACTTTGCTGCTGACTTAACTATTATGGAAGAAGGCTCGGAATTATTAGACAGAATTAGCCGTCACCTTAAAGGCGACACTACTGTTAAATTGCCTATTCTTACTTCCTGCTGCCCAGGTTGGGTTAATTTCTTTGAGCATCAATTCCCCGACATGTTAGATGTTCCATCAACAGCACGTTCTCCACAACAAATGTTCGGTGCTATTGCAAAAACATATTTTGCCGATATGCTTAAGGTTAAACGCCAAGACCTAATAGTTGTTTCTATTATGCCTTGTTTAGCTAAGAAATTTGAATGTAGTCGTGAGGAATTTTCAGTAGACGGAAATCCTGATGTAGATTTTTCAATCTCAACTCGCGAATTAGCTCAACTAATAAAGCAAGCTAACATCGACTTCAACGCATTGCCAGAAAGCGATTACGATGCTCCATTAGGCGAATCTACAGGAGCTGCCGTTATTTTCGGTGCTACCGGTGGTGTTATTGAAGCTGCTACTCGTACAGCATACGAAGTGTTTACGGGTAAAACCTTAGAAAAAGTCGACTTTACCGAGCTAAGAGGTATGGAAAGTATTCGTGAGGCTACCGTTGATTTTGACGGCACCCCAATTAAAATTGGTATTGCACACGGATTAGGTAACGCCAGAAAATTGTTAGAAAGAGTTAGAGCCGGAGATACCAGTTTCCATGCTATAGAAATTATGGCTTGTCCTGGAGGTTGTGTTGGTGGAGGTGGTCAACCGCTTCACCACGGCGATTCTTCTATCTTACTTGCTCGTCAGAAAGCTCTATACGACGAAGATAAGAGTAAAGCTATTAGAAAATCGCACGAAAATCCTTATATACAAAAACTATATAAAGAATTTTTGGGTAAACCTTTGGGAGAAAAAGCTCATCAATTATTACATACTCATTATTTCGATAAAAAGAAAACAATCGAAATTGATGAATAATTTAACTCAATAAATTTTAACATTATGGCAAAAATAAAATTAAATAATACAAAAGTTGAACAAATTAAAGCAATTTGTAAAGAACACAACAACGATAAAGGTGAACTCATAAACGTGTTGCACAAAACACAAGGATTATTCGGTTACTTACCGGCTGAAGTTCAGGAACTAATTGCCGAAGAATTAAATATTTCGGTAGCTCACGTTTACGGTGTAGTATCCTTTTATTCATTTTTCACTATGGTTCCAAAAGGCGAACATCCTATTAGCATTTGCATGGGAACAGCTTGCTACGTCCGTGGTGCAGAAAAAGTGTTAGACGAATTCAAACGCATTTTAAATCTTCAAGTTGGTGAAACTACTCCCGACGGAAAGTTTTCGCTAAGTTGCTTGAGATGCGTAGGTGCATGCGGTTTAGCTCCTGTTGTTATGGTTGGCGAAAAAGTTTACGGACGTATCTCGCCCGACGGAGTTAGAGACATTATTGAT
Coding sequences within:
- a CDS encoding NADH-dependent [FeFe] hydrogenase, group A6, with the protein product MDKIKLTIDKKEVEVARGTTILDAAKSVGITIPTLCYLHLEDFNITNRPAGCRICVVEVEGRRNLAPACATECTEGMVVNTHNIRVLNARKTVLELILSNHPTDCLVCAKSGNCDLQTLAHEFGIREIAYQGEQSTYKEDRSPSIIRDIDKCIMCRRCEMMCNEIQTVGALSAINRGFTSVVAPAFEMDLSSSSCTYCGQCVAVCPTGALTEVDHTNVLIRMLADPTKKVVVQTAPAVRAALGEAFGLEPGTSVTGKMVSALRELGFDYVFDTDFAADLTIMEEGSELLDRISRHLKGDTTVKLPILTSCCPGWVNFFEHQFPDMLDVPSTARSPQQMFGAIAKTYFADMLKVKRQDLIVVSIMPCLAKKFECSREEFSVDGNPDVDFSISTRELAQLIKQANIDFNALPESDYDAPLGESTGAAVIFGATGGVIEAATRTAYEVFTGKTLEKVDFTELRGMESIREATVDFDGTPIKIGIAHGLGNARKLLERVRAGDTSFHAIEIMACPGGCVGGGGQPLHHGDSSILLARQKALYDEDKSKAIRKSHENPYIQKLYKEFLGKPLGEKAHQLLHTHYFDKKKTIEIDE
- a CDS encoding NAD(P)H-dependent oxidoreductase subunit E, with translation MAKIKLNNTKVEQIKAICKEHNNDKGELINVLHKTQGLFGYLPAEVQELIAEELNISVAHVYGVVSFYSFFTMVPKGEHPISICMGTACYVRGAEKVLDEFKRILNLQVGETTPDGKFSLSCLRCVGACGLAPVVMVGEKVYGRISPDGVRDIIDEYRSKE